Below is a genomic region from Nitrospirota bacterium.
CAGCCGCCTATGAATGGAAATGCCCGACTCAAAAAGAAAGCGTCAAGGTCTGTGCATGTGGGTGTGAGGAAGCTCCTGAGATATGCGACGGGGTGGATGATGATTGTGATGATATTATTGATGAGGGCTGTTATGTGGATAGCGATGTAGATGGTTATGCATCAGATGTAGACTGTAATGACTATGACAATACAATTTATCCCAATGCACCTGAGTTGTGCGATGGAAAGGATAATGATTGTAATGGGGTGATAGATGAGGGGTGTTGTGAGGTGGAAGTGAAGGTTTCTCCGTCAGAGGTAGCACCACAAAAGACATTTGGAAATACAGAGGCAGACATTGTTTTGACACTTAAAAAACCTGCACCTTCTGATGGATGCACTGTCAATCTAAGTGTAGAGCCTGTTGACAATTCTGGTGGACATCTACATGATGGAAATAGAAAGGCTCATTCAGGAGGCTTGAGCACAGATAGTGTTACTATTACCAACATTGAACCAGTGAAACATGTAAAGTATACAAGTGGTGAGGTCTCAGGCACAGAGAAGATAATAGCGGAGTTGGTTGGAGGCAGTAAAGAGGAGTTTTCAATAGATGTGAAAGTGCCGTATGACCTCTATTCCATGCCCGGAGGAAACTATCGCCTTACAGGGTGGACAACTTTTCATCAGATGAATCACTATGGGACATACTATACGGTGGTGAATACAAGGCTTATAGCAGAAGATTTTTACAGACAGTCTAAAGCAACGCTTGGAATAAACGACATGAGCCTTGAATGGGGCGGATTATTTGATATAGGCCCGCCTCAGGGGAGTTATTGGTCTCCGCCGCATAAGTCTCATAGGAAGGGGATAAGTGTTGATATAGACAGAAGTGCGTTAGGGCAAAATGGGTGGATAGAAGTTGATAAAAAATATATTGGGCGAAAATGTTTTGAATTCGGCAAGGGTAGCCTTGTAAAAGAAGCAACCATACACTGTGAGTTTCCACTTATGAAATAGGAGGCTTTATGAAACGACAGATATGTATAGTATCTTTACTGGTTTTTGTTTCAGTTGCTTACAGTGCTGAGATTCCTAAATATGAGGAGTATTTTGTTCAAACAGTAGTGAATTTTGATTCAATAAGTGGGATTTATAAATACAATTATACACTTATAAATCCTGTAGGAAATAAAAATGAATTATGGAGCTTAGACATATATATTCCAAAAGACCCAAAAGGGATTGAATTGAGCTGGGAAAATCTTACATATGGCGAGGGATACTCGCGTACTTCTTCTGAGACTATTAAAGATAAGATTATTGCTGTTGGTATAGATGGTCCCTCAGGATGGACATATGGCATAGGTTATGATGAAGAAGGTAAAGGGTTTGTTGGGTCTGCAACTTTGAGTGGGATAGAAATACTTCCTGGGAGTTCAGTCAAGGGATTAATCTTGACTTCTTATGGACTGCCAGCAATCAGGGATACTATGCTTCAGCCATATGTCGACACTGATAGCTTGCCTGACGAATACTATGAAAATGAAGAACTCTCCAAGCAACTTCAAGATAGCTTAATCTACCATACAAAGAC
It encodes:
- a CDS encoding putative metal-binding motif-containing protein is translated as AAYEWKCPTQKESVKVCACGCEEAPEICDGVDDDCDDIIDEGCYVDSDVDGYASDVDCNDYDNTIYPNAPELCDGKDNDCNGVIDEGCCEVEVKVSPSEVAPQKTFGNTEADIVLTLKKPAPSDGCTVNLSVEPVDNSGGHLHDGNRKAHSGGLSTDSVTITNIEPVKHVKYTSGEVSGTEKIIAELVGGSKEEFSIDVKVPYDLYSMPGGNYRLTGWTTFHQMNHYGTYYTVVNTRLIAEDFYRQSKATLGINDMSLEWGGLFDIGPPQGSYWSPPHKSHRKGISVDIDRSALGQNGWIEVDKKYIGRKCFEFGKGSLVKEATIHCEFPLMK